A single window of Pyxidicoccus xibeiensis DNA harbors:
- a CDS encoding class I SAM-dependent methyltransferase, producing MLVAPQMGGNDARGRTPLSLVGQEPDLLFYTRQATEHGEPVLVLGAANGRVVWALAEHGFTTVGVDPSEVMIRSAEERRASESQEVSHRARFQVGDLRSLRLPDRFPLVLAPQHALGLMPGNDDLEAFLATVRHHLAPGGTFVYDVLNTPREPVLPRDDEEPGAGLEPRRPLFALHLRERKRPGAPSPIRRLKLRHFSPEELDTALTTAGLVPRERYGRFDGKPFDLEDSRHIGIAGP from the coding sequence GTGCTAGTTGCTCCCCAGATGGGCGGGAACGACGCGCGGGGCCGGACGCCGTTATCACTCGTAGGGCAGGAGCCGGACCTCCTCTTCTACACACGCCAGGCAACCGAGCACGGCGAGCCCGTGCTGGTGCTGGGCGCCGCCAATGGGCGCGTGGTGTGGGCCCTGGCCGAGCACGGCTTCACCACCGTGGGCGTGGACCCGTCCGAGGTGATGATCCGCTCCGCCGAGGAGCGCCGCGCCTCGGAGTCCCAGGAGGTCTCCCACCGCGCCCGCTTCCAGGTGGGCGACTTGCGCTCGCTGCGCCTGCCGGACCGCTTTCCGCTGGTGCTCGCCCCGCAGCACGCGCTGGGGCTGATGCCGGGCAACGACGACCTGGAGGCCTTCCTCGCCACCGTGCGCCACCACCTGGCCCCGGGCGGGACGTTCGTCTACGACGTGCTCAACACGCCCCGCGAGCCGGTGCTCCCGCGCGACGACGAGGAGCCCGGCGCCGGGCTGGAGCCCCGCCGCCCGCTGTTCGCGCTGCACCTACGCGAGCGGAAGCGGCCCGGCGCCCCCAGCCCCATCCGCCGCCTCAAGCTGCGGCACTTCTCCCCGGAGGAGCTGGACACGGCGCTCACCACCGCCGGCCTCGTCCCGCGCGAGCGCTACGGGCGCTTCGACGGCAAGCCGTTCGACCTGGAGGACTCGCGCCACATCGGCATTGCCGGGCCCTAA
- a CDS encoding ligand-binding sensor domain-containing protein, translated as MKRGWGWAGALFVAGAMWTAGCSSESSADESERGNPGLDDPTPQPPEGPGGPQVNPPVDPVPDSGTVDPVPDGGTQEPPPDGGPQEPPPPPPPPLPPPPPSGPKVEIPPLPTTAGWAFYGVEQGGPKVVYGVTADEGGNVWVAGGEEGLFLLKPGAERFKRYGLEDGLRPYGFMPDGSAPAGAKYLKVISVSGGKAGTVYVGYEGMPGTGADHCESNWDGPRPDPARYKSGDADKVTLLTDGAINVVHYDIFSGPNVVRDELRGREKICSILRIKYDKNTNSVWFGANHGFARGEAEFKGAPMCNGQLNCSGVLEHVHPHINALNAAGNTVLLTDAYYGVGLDPSGDVWFGGSDRSTRFKYGTNGGNFWRAQTGTENDASNKLDLWPDAKPEYSKPNERVPDHVSGVAVAGDGTVWVSSFSNGLARLDASGNVVGRLGAGSGLVDKYLSALSLDPLDGSVWTGASWGGGISRVKGGSITNYSLNEFGRQYGMLRISDIQADTSTGKRRMLVAFMGSLDPKTNVQTTGAIGIYSGD; from the coding sequence ATGAAGCGCGGATGGGGATGGGCGGGCGCGCTCTTCGTGGCGGGTGCGATGTGGACGGCGGGCTGCTCCTCGGAGAGCAGCGCGGATGAGTCGGAGCGGGGCAACCCCGGGTTGGACGACCCGACGCCCCAGCCTCCGGAAGGGCCGGGGGGCCCTCAGGTGAACCCACCGGTGGACCCGGTGCCGGACAGCGGCACCGTGGACCCGGTGCCGGACGGGGGCACGCAGGAGCCTCCTCCGGACGGTGGGCCGCAGGAGCCGCCGCCTCCGCCGCCTCCTCCTCTGCCGCCTCCGCCTCCGTCGGGGCCGAAGGTGGAGATTCCGCCCCTTCCCACCACCGCGGGCTGGGCCTTCTATGGCGTGGAGCAGGGCGGCCCCAAGGTGGTGTACGGGGTGACGGCCGACGAGGGCGGCAACGTCTGGGTGGCCGGCGGCGAGGAGGGCCTGTTCCTGCTGAAGCCGGGCGCGGAGCGCTTCAAGCGCTACGGCCTGGAGGACGGCCTGCGGCCCTACGGCTTCATGCCGGACGGCAGCGCGCCCGCCGGGGCCAAGTACCTGAAGGTCATCTCCGTGTCCGGCGGCAAGGCGGGCACCGTCTACGTGGGCTACGAGGGCATGCCCGGCACGGGCGCGGACCACTGCGAGAGCAACTGGGACGGCCCCAGGCCGGACCCGGCGCGCTACAAGAGCGGTGACGCGGACAAGGTGACGCTGCTGACGGACGGCGCCATCAACGTGGTGCACTACGACATCTTCTCCGGCCCCAACGTGGTGCGGGACGAGCTGCGTGGCCGCGAGAAGATCTGCAGCATCCTCCGCATCAAGTACGACAAGAACACCAACAGCGTCTGGTTCGGCGCCAACCACGGCTTCGCGCGCGGCGAGGCCGAGTTCAAGGGCGCGCCCATGTGCAACGGGCAGCTCAACTGCTCGGGCGTGCTGGAGCACGTGCACCCGCACATCAACGCGCTCAACGCGGCGGGCAACACGGTGCTGCTGACGGACGCGTACTACGGCGTGGGCCTGGACCCCAGCGGCGACGTCTGGTTCGGCGGCTCGGACCGCTCCACGCGCTTCAAGTACGGCACCAATGGCGGCAACTTCTGGCGCGCGCAGACGGGCACGGAGAACGACGCCAGCAACAAGCTGGACCTGTGGCCGGACGCCAAGCCCGAGTACTCGAAGCCGAACGAGCGCGTGCCGGACCACGTGTCCGGCGTGGCGGTGGCGGGCGACGGCACGGTGTGGGTGAGCTCGTTCAGCAACGGCCTGGCGCGCCTGGACGCGAGCGGCAACGTGGTCGGGCGCCTGGGCGCGGGCTCGGGGCTGGTGGACAAGTACCTGTCGGCCCTCTCCCTGGACCCGCTGGACGGCAGCGTCTGGACGGGCGCCAGCTGGGGCGGCGGCATCTCCCGCGTGAAGGGCGGGAGCATCACCAACTACAGCCTGAACGAGTTCGGCCGGCAGTACGGAATGCTGCGCATCAGCGACATCCAGGCGGACACGTCGACGGGCAAGCGCCGGATGCTGGTGGCCTTCATGGGCTCCCTGGATCCGAAGACCAACGTCCAGACGACGGGCGCCATCGGTATCTACTCGGGTGACTGA
- a CDS encoding amidohydrolase family protein, whose amino-acid sequence MRTRSLLLLLATACASAPQTLPPVEKLVPARPPSRVWKQPRAVVVRHATVMPATGPAIEDGAVAFVDGKLTAVGRNADVTSPPGAEEVDGTGLYVTPGIIDAHSHLGVYSSPSSFSNDDGNEATAPVTAEVSAEHAFWPQDPGLRRAAAGGVTSLLVLPGSANLIGGRGYPAKLHFGRSAAELRFPGAKDVLKMACGENPRRVYGEGKKVPPATRMGNVAGYRQAFAQAREYMDKLEEWKKKKEKKPDEAGPAPLRDLKLETLADVLRGEILVQNHCYRADEMAVMLQVAEEAGYQIRAFHHALEAYKLRDRLAEKNVGVATWADWWGFKLEAWDGIPENAALVAQAGAKAVIHSDSAYGIQRLNQEAGKAMWRARESGLPVTEEEALRWVTLNPAWMMGVEAVTGSLEVGKMADVVLWRGHPLSVYARAQRVWTDGVVTFDAATGVVDASDFEVGESAANAAKLVAKSAPSPSLEDLGLAARCDVTKDAACAALLPLEPQACTVFTGVTAFTGTEWVKDALVHVVGGRVEAVVRSARGTLPAGCRQVDGKGRVLTAGLIDPLTELGLVEVGAEETTQDDGLRGDAAKQDVRAALLAADSIHSASAAFPVARLGGVTGVVSAPRGGLFAGRSAFVTTDGAIRYTPFAMHLNLGITGRDAVSGSRARVLERVRELLFDAREYGRRKADFEQRRMRDVAASRLDLEALQPVLAGKLPVVVRAERASDIRAALGLAKEYGLKLIIAGGSEAWMLAPELAKANVPVILQPTQNLPADFDRLHSRLDAAALLHAAGARVLISVLGEPGMVRTLAQEAGNAVAWGLPHTEALRSVTLEVAAAFGLPDEGRIAPGASADLVLWNGDPLESSTRPVGMWLAGKQVPLTSRQQALFEKYKVLPK is encoded by the coding sequence ATGCGCACACGCTCCCTGCTCCTGCTGCTGGCCACCGCCTGCGCCTCCGCCCCCCAGACACTTCCACCTGTTGAGAAATTGGTTCCCGCGCGCCCGCCCTCCCGCGTCTGGAAGCAGCCGCGCGCCGTCGTGGTGCGGCATGCCACGGTGATGCCGGCCACCGGCCCGGCCATCGAGGACGGCGCGGTGGCCTTCGTGGACGGGAAGCTCACCGCCGTGGGCCGCAACGCGGACGTGACGTCGCCCCCGGGCGCCGAGGAGGTGGACGGCACCGGCCTGTACGTGACGCCCGGCATCATCGACGCGCACAGCCACCTGGGCGTGTATTCCTCACCGTCCAGCTTCTCCAACGACGACGGCAACGAGGCCACCGCGCCGGTGACGGCCGAGGTCTCCGCCGAGCACGCCTTCTGGCCCCAGGACCCGGGCCTGCGGCGCGCCGCGGCGGGCGGTGTCACCTCGCTCCTGGTGCTGCCGGGCAGCGCCAACCTGATTGGCGGGCGGGGCTACCCGGCGAAGCTGCACTTCGGCCGCTCGGCGGCGGAGCTGCGCTTTCCGGGGGCGAAGGACGTGCTGAAGATGGCGTGCGGTGAGAATCCGCGCCGCGTCTACGGCGAGGGGAAGAAGGTGCCGCCGGCCACGCGCATGGGCAACGTGGCGGGCTACCGGCAGGCCTTCGCGCAGGCGCGCGAGTACATGGACAAGCTGGAGGAGTGGAAGAAGAAGAAGGAGAAGAAGCCCGACGAGGCCGGCCCCGCCCCGCTGCGCGACTTGAAGCTGGAGACGCTGGCCGACGTGCTGCGCGGCGAAATCCTGGTGCAGAACCACTGCTACCGCGCGGACGAGATGGCGGTGATGCTCCAGGTGGCGGAGGAAGCCGGCTACCAGATTCGTGCCTTCCACCATGCGCTGGAGGCCTACAAGCTGCGCGACAGGCTCGCGGAGAAGAACGTGGGCGTGGCCACGTGGGCGGACTGGTGGGGCTTCAAGCTGGAGGCGTGGGACGGCATCCCGGAGAACGCGGCGCTGGTGGCGCAGGCGGGCGCGAAGGCCGTCATCCACTCCGACTCGGCGTACGGCATCCAGCGGCTGAACCAGGAGGCGGGCAAGGCGATGTGGCGGGCGCGCGAGTCCGGCCTCCCCGTCACCGAGGAGGAGGCGCTGCGCTGGGTGACGCTCAACCCCGCGTGGATGATGGGCGTGGAGGCCGTCACCGGCTCGCTGGAAGTGGGGAAGATGGCGGACGTGGTGCTGTGGCGCGGGCACCCGCTGAGCGTGTACGCGCGGGCGCAGCGCGTGTGGACGGACGGCGTCGTCACCTTCGACGCGGCCACCGGCGTGGTGGACGCCAGCGACTTCGAGGTGGGAGAGAGCGCCGCCAACGCCGCGAAGCTGGTGGCGAAGTCCGCGCCTTCACCGTCGCTGGAGGACCTGGGCCTCGCCGCGCGCTGCGACGTGACGAAGGATGCGGCCTGCGCCGCGCTGCTGCCCCTGGAGCCGCAGGCCTGCACCGTCTTCACCGGCGTGACGGCCTTCACCGGCACCGAGTGGGTGAAGGACGCCCTGGTGCACGTGGTGGGCGGCCGGGTGGAGGCCGTGGTGCGCAGCGCTCGCGGGACGCTGCCCGCGGGCTGCCGGCAGGTGGACGGGAAGGGGCGGGTGCTGACGGCGGGCCTCATCGACCCGCTGACGGAGCTGGGGCTGGTGGAGGTGGGCGCCGAGGAGACGACGCAGGACGACGGGCTGCGCGGGGACGCGGCGAAGCAGGACGTGCGCGCGGCGCTGCTGGCCGCGGACAGCATCCACTCGGCATCGGCCGCCTTCCCGGTGGCGCGGCTGGGCGGAGTCACCGGCGTGGTGTCGGCGCCGAGGGGCGGGCTCTTCGCCGGGCGCAGCGCCTTCGTCACGACGGACGGTGCCATCCGCTACACGCCGTTCGCCATGCACCTCAACCTGGGCATCACCGGGCGGGACGCGGTGTCCGGCTCCCGCGCGCGGGTGCTGGAGCGGGTTCGCGAGCTGCTGTTCGACGCGCGTGAGTACGGCCGGCGCAAGGCGGACTTCGAGCAGCGCCGGATGCGCGACGTGGCGGCGAGCCGGCTGGACTTGGAGGCCCTGCAGCCGGTGCTGGCGGGAAAGCTGCCGGTGGTGGTGCGGGCCGAGCGCGCGTCGGACATCCGCGCCGCGCTGGGGCTGGCGAAGGAGTACGGGCTGAAGCTCATCATCGCCGGGGGCAGCGAGGCGTGGATGCTGGCGCCGGAGCTGGCGAAGGCGAACGTGCCCGTCATCCTCCAGCCCACGCAGAACCTGCCGGCGGACTTCGACCGGCTGCACAGCCGGCTGGACGCGGCGGCGCTGCTGCACGCGGCGGGAGCCCGGGTGCTCATCTCCGTGCTGGGTGAGCCGGGCATGGTGCGCACGCTGGCGCAGGAGGCGGGCAACGCGGTGGCGTGGGGCCTGCCTCACACCGAGGCGCTGCGCTCGGTGACGCTGGAGGTGGCGGCGGCCTTCGGCCTGCCGGACGAGGGCCGCATCGCCCCGGGCGCCTCGGCGGACCTGGTGCTGTGGAACGGCGACCCGCTGGAGTCGTCCACGCGCCCGGTGGGTATGTGGCTGGCCGGCAAGCAGGTGCCGCTCACCAGCCGCCAGCAGGCCCTGTTCGAGAAGTACAAGGTGCTGCCGAAGTAG
- a CDS encoding sigma 54-interacting transcriptional regulator: protein MPALPPAPIPTHTVVGARAQGERLSEQHFHLVLLDTERAGTVFPLANESLSVGKAPDNDVVIDHPTVSRNHLVVRRQGDRFLVQDLDSTNGTFLDGAQVREAYLRPGALLEVGDVRLRFSPQVSPVQVEPTVEDRLGDLVGRSLPMRQIFALLQRIAPTDSTVLLVGETGSGKGAAAKAIHKLSPRAPGPLVVFDCASVSDSLIESELFGHEKGAFTGAVGQRIGCLERANGGTLFLDEIDDLALDLQPKLLRAIEDREFRRLGSSSPISFDARIVVASKKDLWAETQAGRFREDLYFRLSVFTFSLPALRDRKEDIPLLVDAFAGEGLWTRLPEKIREQFNGHTWPGNVRELRNALERARHMVDIPELAGDTLLREFTREPPAPAGDFLPAEFTGPFKVCKDELVRAFEREYLTRLLGRAKGNIARAAREAELDRKHLYSLLHKYGLVQSEGD from the coding sequence ATGCCCGCCCTACCCCCCGCCCCCATCCCTACCCACACCGTCGTCGGCGCACGGGCGCAGGGAGAGAGGCTCTCCGAGCAGCACTTCCACCTGGTGCTGCTCGACACCGAGCGCGCCGGCACCGTCTTCCCCCTGGCCAACGAGTCCCTCAGCGTGGGGAAGGCGCCGGACAACGACGTCGTCATCGACCACCCCACGGTGAGCCGCAACCACCTGGTGGTGCGCCGCCAGGGCGACCGCTTCCTCGTGCAGGACCTGGACTCCACCAACGGCACCTTCCTGGACGGTGCCCAGGTGCGCGAGGCGTACCTGCGCCCCGGCGCCCTGCTCGAGGTCGGCGACGTCCGCCTGCGCTTCAGCCCCCAGGTGTCCCCCGTCCAGGTGGAGCCCACCGTCGAGGACCGGCTGGGCGACCTGGTGGGCCGCAGCCTGCCCATGCGGCAGATATTCGCCCTGCTCCAGCGCATCGCCCCCACCGACTCCACCGTGCTGCTGGTGGGCGAGACGGGCTCCGGCAAGGGCGCCGCCGCCAAGGCCATCCACAAGCTCAGCCCGCGCGCCCCCGGGCCGCTGGTCGTCTTCGACTGCGCCAGCGTGTCCGACTCCCTCATCGAGAGCGAGCTGTTCGGCCACGAGAAGGGCGCCTTCACCGGCGCGGTGGGCCAGCGCATCGGCTGCCTGGAGCGAGCCAACGGTGGCACCCTCTTCCTGGACGAAATCGACGACCTCGCCCTCGATTTGCAGCCCAAGCTGCTGCGCGCCATCGAAGACCGGGAGTTCCGCCGGCTGGGCTCCTCGTCGCCCATCTCCTTCGACGCGCGCATCGTCGTCGCCAGCAAGAAGGATTTGTGGGCGGAGACGCAGGCGGGCCGCTTCCGCGAGGACCTCTACTTCCGCCTCTCCGTCTTCACCTTCAGCCTGCCCGCCCTGAGAGACCGCAAGGAGGACATCCCCCTGCTGGTGGACGCCTTCGCCGGCGAGGGCCTGTGGACGCGGCTGCCGGAGAAGATTCGCGAGCAGTTCAACGGGCACACCTGGCCGGGCAACGTGCGCGAGCTGCGCAACGCGCTGGAGCGCGCCCGGCACATGGTGGACATCCCGGAGCTGGCCGGGGACACGCTGCTGCGCGAGTTCACCCGCGAGCCCCCCGCCCCCGCCGGCGACTTCCTCCCCGCGGAGTTCACCGGCCCCTTCAAGGTCTGCAAGGACGAGCTCGTCCGCGCCTTCGAGCGGGAGTACCTCACCCGCCTGCTCGGCCGCGCCAAGGGCAACATCGCCCGCGCCGCCCGCGAGGCCGAGCTGGACCGCAAGCACCTCTACTCGCTGCTGCACAAGTACGGCCTGGTGCAGAGCGAGGGCGACTGA
- a CDS encoding M15 family metallopeptidase encodes MSSRTVLLLLLLPRLALAATDAPPAPLACLAKWYPVVEPVRLESGWGYRLPDGRTYPFDDGRVKTFAQRLESPDLEDTLCLPYRTGPIQPVTKEDEDPGRIRFDPLFQATYGASAEAVDVVPIRFLGQRLEVHRKVAPAFLRVATRLEALLAKDASVKPYLTRLGGTFNWRKVANTQRQSAHSYGVSIDLNTAHAHYWEWQRPKQPVRWRNTVPQAVVDAFEAEGFIWGGRWYRYDTMHFEYRPELLDPACAPR; translated from the coding sequence ATGAGCTCGCGCACCGTCCTGCTGCTCCTGCTCCTGCCCCGGCTGGCCCTGGCCGCGACGGACGCGCCGCCCGCGCCCCTGGCGTGCCTGGCGAAGTGGTACCCGGTGGTGGAGCCGGTGCGGCTGGAGTCGGGCTGGGGCTACCGGCTCCCGGACGGGCGCACGTACCCGTTCGACGACGGCCGCGTGAAGACCTTCGCCCAGCGGCTGGAGTCACCGGACCTGGAGGACACGCTCTGCCTTCCCTACCGCACCGGCCCCATCCAGCCGGTGACGAAGGAGGACGAGGACCCCGGCCGCATCCGCTTCGACCCGCTCTTCCAGGCCACCTATGGCGCGTCGGCGGAGGCCGTGGACGTGGTGCCCATCCGCTTCCTCGGGCAGCGACTCGAGGTGCACCGCAAGGTGGCGCCCGCCTTCCTGCGCGTGGCCACGAGGCTGGAGGCGCTGCTCGCGAAGGATGCGTCGGTGAAGCCGTACCTCACGCGCCTGGGCGGGACGTTCAACTGGAGGAAGGTGGCCAACACGCAGCGGCAGAGCGCGCACTCGTACGGTGTCTCCATCGACCTGAACACCGCGCACGCGCACTACTGGGAGTGGCAGCGACCGAAGCAGCCGGTGCGCTGGCGCAACACCGTGCCCCAGGCCGTGGTGGACGCCTTCGAGGCCGAGGGCTTCATCTGGGGCGGCCGCTGGTACCGCTACGACACGATGCACTTCGAGTACCGGCCGGAGCTGTTGGACCCGGCCTGCGCGCCGCGCTGA
- a CDS encoding DUF3332 domain-containing protein produces MKRPSPWLAVLCAGFISVHATGCFGQFKLTQAIWKFNKGISGNKFIQWLMFLVLVIVPVYELGSLIDALVVNSIEFWTGSNPVSSADGVDSKTRIVQLSPTDTLKLSREASGVMRLELEREGQEPMVRYFEPLENGMVVRDDAGAMLLQAQEADDGAVAVTDAAGTTLTVHAREAVALARRVYEEGGATALARHAVAQGSVSRGLALSTCVAP; encoded by the coding sequence ATGAAGCGTCCGTCCCCCTGGCTCGCCGTGCTGTGCGCGGGTTTCATCTCCGTCCATGCCACCGGGTGCTTCGGCCAGTTCAAGCTCACGCAGGCCATCTGGAAGTTCAACAAGGGCATCTCCGGCAACAAGTTCATCCAGTGGCTGATGTTCCTGGTGCTGGTCATAGTCCCCGTCTACGAGCTCGGCTCCCTCATCGACGCCCTGGTGGTCAACAGCATCGAGTTCTGGACCGGCAGCAACCCGGTGTCGAGCGCGGACGGCGTGGACTCGAAGACGCGCATCGTCCAGCTCTCGCCCACGGACACGCTGAAGCTGTCGCGCGAGGCGAGCGGGGTGATGCGCCTGGAGCTGGAGCGCGAGGGCCAGGAGCCCATGGTGCGCTACTTCGAGCCGCTGGAGAACGGCATGGTCGTCCGGGACGACGCGGGCGCCATGCTCCTCCAGGCCCAGGAGGCGGATGACGGCGCCGTCGCCGTGACGGACGCGGCCGGCACCACCCTGACGGTCCACGCGCGCGAGGCCGTGGCGCTCGCCCGCCGCGTGTACGAGGAGGGTGGCGCGACGGCGCTCGCCCGGCACGCCGTGGCGCAGGGCTCCGTGTCCCGGGGCCTGGCGCTCAGCACCTGCGTGGCTCCGTAG